A window from Exiguobacterium marinum DSM 16307 encodes these proteins:
- a CDS encoding class I SAM-dependent methyltransferase, translating into MNLPFMDIFKDWAKDYDTAVEGHDEQYHEVFVEYEQMLDEVALHVEGTVLEFGVGTGNLSSRILKGHPLIAIEPSPEMRQIAIDKLGIEVQEGDFLRYPDFSQVDTVVSSYAFHHLKDSEKETAIRQYVGEWGHPKFVLLDTMFESPVSRQDIIDWAKANSYSDLVEDLNREYYPYTTTIRSMLEANGYNVMMTQKNKFVWLVVATKYRGGITHENI; encoded by the coding sequence ATGAACTTACCATTCATGGACATCTTTAAAGATTGGGCAAAAGATTACGATACGGCTGTCGAAGGTCATGACGAGCAATATCATGAGGTGTTTGTTGAGTATGAACAAATGTTGGATGAAGTTGCGCTACACGTTGAAGGAACGGTGCTTGAGTTCGGTGTAGGGACGGGTAACCTGAGTAGTCGCATTTTAAAAGGACATCCGTTGATCGCGATTGAACCGTCTCCGGAGATGCGGCAGATTGCGATTGACAAATTAGGTATTGAAGTTCAGGAAGGCGATTTTCTCCGATATCCAGACTTTTCACAAGTCGATACGGTCGTGTCGTCGTATGCTTTTCATCATTTGAAGGATTCTGAAAAGGAGACGGCGATTCGTCAATATGTCGGAGAATGGGGACATCCGAAGTTCGTGTTGCTCGACACGATGTTTGAATCTCCGGTATCCCGTCAGGACATCATCGATTGGGCGAAGGCTAACAGTTACTCAGACCTAGTTGAAGACTTGAATCGTGAATACTATCCATATACGACAACGATTCGTTCTATGTTAGAAGCGAATGGTTATAACGTGATGATGACGCAAAAAAATAAGTTCGTATGGCTCGTAGTAGCCACTAAGTATCGAGGAGGAATTACACATGAAAACATATAA
- a CDS encoding S-ribosylhomocysteine lyase: protein MKTYNVESFNLDHTKVQAPYVRLAGVKEGSADTIYKYDIRFIQPNEGLMPMRAVHSLEHLIAENSRNHSNDIVDVSPMGCQTGFYWTMLNDGDYDRMLDLVEATLRDAMNAEELPAQNPVQCGSANHHDFEGAKKLASDMLAKRDEWHIIFKDEA, encoded by the coding sequence ATGAAAACATATAACGTTGAAAGTTTTAACTTAGATCATACGAAAGTTCAGGCTCCGTATGTTCGTCTGGCTGGCGTGAAAGAGGGGTCAGCTGACACGATCTATAAATATGATATTCGTTTCATTCAACCGAACGAAGGCCTCATGCCAATGCGTGCGGTTCACTCACTCGAACATTTGATTGCGGAAAACAGTCGTAATCATTCAAATGATATCGTTGATGTTTCACCTATGGGATGCCAGACAGGATTCTATTGGACGATGTTGAATGACGGGGATTATGACCGAATGCTCGATTTGGTGGAAGCCACTTTACGCGATGCGATGAACGCAGAGGAATTGCCGGCACAAAACCCCGTACAATGTGGAAGCGCAAACCATCATGATTTTGAAGGAGCAAAGAAGTTAGCTTCAGATATGCTCGCAAAGCGAGACGAGTGGCATATTATCTTTAAGGACGAAGCGTAA
- a CDS encoding PLP-dependent cysteine synthase family protein → MIVRDVYELIGDTPLIELHSLPVPANVKVYGKLEMMNPGGSVKDRLGMNLIERAIERGDVAPGGTVIEPTAGNTGIGLALACQRFGIRLFTVTPEKFSQEKQALMRLLGATVVNTPTELGMKGAIHHAVELAKEHDAYVPEQFSNRDNPDAYVDILSRELLNDLPRIDVFIAGAGSGGTFTGVAQTLKPLGTKTVVVEPVGSVLNGGEPGPHKTEGIGVEKWPPFLERSYVDAIHTITDEEAFYYVAHLAKQEGLLIGSSSGAAIAACVKEANQLTEGTIVTILPDSAERYLSQGIVKEAEHAYKDSTHSRR, encoded by the coding sequence ATGATTGTCCGTGACGTCTACGAGCTCATCGGGGATACACCGCTCATTGAACTCCATTCACTTCCCGTACCCGCAAATGTCAAAGTGTACGGAAAGCTCGAGATGATGAATCCGGGTGGAAGTGTGAAAGACCGACTCGGCATGAATTTGATTGAACGAGCAATTGAGCGCGGAGATGTCGCACCAGGTGGCACGGTGATCGAACCGACAGCCGGGAACACCGGGATTGGTCTCGCCCTTGCTTGCCAACGGTTCGGGATTCGTCTTTTTACCGTAACCCCTGAAAAGTTTAGTCAAGAGAAACAAGCGCTCATGCGACTCTTGGGGGCCACGGTCGTCAACACGCCGACAGAACTTGGGATGAAAGGCGCAATCCATCACGCGGTCGAATTGGCGAAAGAGCATGACGCCTATGTCCCGGAACAGTTCTCAAACCGGGACAACCCGGACGCATACGTTGACATTCTATCTCGTGAACTTCTAAACGACCTGCCTCGGATTGACGTGTTCATAGCCGGAGCTGGTTCGGGAGGAACGTTCACTGGTGTCGCGCAAACGCTGAAACCTCTCGGTACGAAAACTGTCGTTGTGGAGCCGGTCGGATCGGTTTTAAACGGTGGTGAACCGGGCCCTCATAAAACGGAAGGAATCGGCGTTGAGAAATGGCCACCATTTTTGGAGCGGTCTTATGTGGATGCGATCCATACGATCACGGATGAAGAAGCGTTCTACTATGTGGCACATTTGGCGAAACAGGAAGGACTGCTCATCGGTAGTTCATCAGGTGCCGCCATCGCAGCGTGTGTAAAGGAAGCAAATCAATTGACGGAAGGCACGATTGTGACAATCTTGCCGGACAGTGCAGAGCGATATTTAAGTCAAGGAATTGTCAAGGAGGCAGAACATGCGTACAAAGACAGCACTCATTCACGGCGGTAA
- a CDS encoding bifunctional cystathionine gamma-lyase/homocysteine desulfhydrase produces MRTKTALIHGGKTTDPLTGAVTPPIYQTSTYKQDGIGNLREGYEYSRSANPTRTALETLIADIEGGVQGFAFGSGMAAISTVLMLLKSGDHVIVGSDVYGGTYRVFNRVFQSRGLEATFVDTSDETAVRNALQTNTKMIYVETPTNPLLNVTDIRAMRTIADEADVLLVVDNTFMTPYFQNPIDLGADYVLHSATKYLGGHSDVVAGLVVARTEEQGEALAFLQNSVGAVLGPQDSFLVVRGIKTLAVRMEEIESNARALVEFLQSKKSVSRVLHPSVSSEEAKRIHLSQARGFGGMIAFDVGSAEAAEMMVAKTKYFTLAESLGAVESLISVPARMTHASIPAERRAELGITDGLVRISVGLEDIDDLMEDLAQALSAIEQVKQ; encoded by the coding sequence ATGCGTACAAAGACAGCACTCATTCACGGCGGTAAGACGACGGATCCATTGACAGGAGCCGTCACACCACCGATTTATCAAACGAGCACATACAAGCAAGACGGGATCGGGAACTTACGAGAAGGATACGAGTATTCTCGGTCGGCAAACCCGACGCGAACAGCGCTCGAGACACTCATTGCCGACATTGAAGGCGGTGTACAAGGCTTTGCATTTGGTTCTGGGATGGCAGCCATCTCGACGGTGCTCATGCTACTAAAATCAGGAGACCACGTCATCGTCGGATCTGACGTGTATGGAGGAACATACCGTGTATTCAATCGAGTATTTCAGTCACGAGGCTTGGAAGCAACTTTTGTCGATACATCCGATGAAACAGCGGTTCGGAATGCGCTTCAAACGAACACGAAAATGATTTATGTCGAAACACCGACCAACCCGCTTCTAAATGTGACGGACATTCGCGCGATGCGCACGATTGCAGATGAGGCAGACGTCCTACTCGTCGTGGATAACACGTTCATGACGCCTTATTTCCAAAATCCAATCGATCTTGGAGCAGACTATGTCCTCCACAGTGCAACGAAGTACTTGGGTGGACATAGTGACGTCGTGGCGGGACTAGTTGTCGCTCGTACGGAAGAACAAGGCGAGGCTTTGGCCTTCCTTCAAAACTCTGTTGGGGCAGTACTCGGACCACAAGACAGCTTCCTTGTTGTTCGAGGCATCAAGACGCTGGCCGTCCGGATGGAGGAAATTGAATCAAATGCTCGTGCATTGGTCGAATTTTTACAATCTAAAAAGAGCGTGTCCCGTGTGCTCCACCCAAGTGTTTCAAGTGAAGAAGCGAAACGTATACATTTATCTCAAGCGCGCGGGTTCGGTGGGATGATTGCATTCGATGTTGGTTCAGCGGAAGCGGCGGAAATGATGGTCGCGAAGACGAAATACTTTACGCTTGCTGAGAGCTTAGGTGCAGTAGAGAGCTTGATCAGTGTTCCGGCCCGCATGACACATGCGTCGATTCCGGCTGAACGTCGAGCGGAACTCGGAATCACCGATGGGCTCGTCCGTATTTCGGTCGGACTCGAAGACATTGATGACTTGATGGAAGATTTGGCGCAAGCTTTGTCGGCGATCGAGCAAGTGAAGCAATAA
- the rarD gene encoding EamA family transporter RarD: MNKGVLTTIGAYVMWGVLPIYWKFLQEVPSGQILAHRIVWSFLFILLVLRWTNQWKEFGYALRHRATRNAFMLNGFIVSANWFVYIWAVNHGYIIEASLGYYINPLVSMVLGVLVFRESLNRVQWIAVGIASVGVLVLTLGYGSFPWISFVLASTFGFYGMVKKRRPLASTVSLGIETLAVVPVALLFLGNQVVTDNIAFDVSPVIWVALLGTGVVTALPLLLFGYGAQQIPFTLVGFLQFIAPTLSLIIGVVMYHEPFTSYHIFAFTCIWLAIFFFSWNSWVVARKRRQLI; encoded by the coding sequence GTGAATAAGGGAGTGTTGACGACAATCGGGGCCTACGTCATGTGGGGCGTCCTTCCGATTTATTGGAAATTTTTACAAGAAGTGCCGAGCGGTCAAATTTTGGCGCATCGAATCGTTTGGTCATTTTTATTTATCTTACTCGTCCTGAGATGGACAAATCAGTGGAAAGAGTTCGGTTACGCCCTTCGACATCGTGCTACGCGAAACGCATTCATGTTAAACGGATTCATCGTTAGCGCAAACTGGTTTGTGTACATATGGGCAGTCAATCACGGATATATTATCGAAGCGTCTCTTGGGTATTACATAAATCCACTTGTCAGTATGGTGTTAGGGGTGCTCGTATTTCGGGAATCATTAAACCGAGTCCAATGGATAGCTGTCGGAATTGCCTCGGTTGGGGTACTCGTATTGACGTTAGGATACGGCTCGTTCCCTTGGATCTCATTCGTTTTAGCGAGTACGTTCGGATTTTATGGGATGGTGAAAAAACGACGCCCCCTTGCCTCGACAGTCAGCCTAGGGATTGAAACGTTAGCAGTCGTCCCTGTGGCGCTGCTCTTCCTCGGGAATCAAGTCGTCACCGACAACATCGCTTTTGATGTGTCTCCTGTGATTTGGGTTGCGCTCCTCGGGACGGGCGTAGTCACGGCGTTACCACTTCTTTTGTTCGGGTATGGGGCACAACAGATTCCATTCACTCTCGTCGGGTTTCTTCAATTTATCGCACCGACACTTAGCTTGATTATCGGGGTCGTCATGTACCATGAACCGTTTACGTCGTATCATATCTTTGCCTTCACCTGCATTTGGCTCGCTATTTTCTTCTTCAGTTGGAACAGTTGGGTCGTTGCCCGTAAACGTCGTCAGTTAATTTGA